One window from the genome of Pseudonocardia hierapolitana encodes:
- a CDS encoding LysR family transcriptional regulator, protein MTGDVLIRQLEYLVALAKERHFGRAAAACHVSQPALSAAIRRLEHELDVPIVLRGQRFGGFTPEGQRVVGWAHRILAERDGLRTDVDRMRGGLSATLRIGAIPTAVPATPLITARFEAAHPRALVRIEALSSREIARRLADFELDVGVTYLDDESAASMRVAQLYRERFLLLMPADDPLSHERVVGWAAAAELPLCALTQDMRNRRILDAAMATAGARLAPVMETDNVGALYAHIATGGLSSIVSHAWVHAFGVPAGSCVRPLADPNPNPPVGLVALPREPPSILVDAVWTAMEGTDLSAEFERSLAGVLEVEP, encoded by the coding sequence GTGACGGGGGACGTGCTGATCCGCCAGCTGGAGTACCTCGTCGCGCTCGCCAAGGAACGGCACTTCGGCCGGGCCGCGGCGGCATGCCACGTCAGCCAGCCCGCGCTCTCCGCGGCGATCCGCAGGCTGGAGCACGAGCTGGACGTCCCGATCGTGCTGCGCGGGCAGCGCTTCGGCGGGTTCACGCCGGAGGGTCAGCGCGTCGTGGGCTGGGCACACCGGATCCTCGCCGAGCGCGACGGGCTGCGCACCGACGTGGACCGGATGCGGGGTGGGTTGAGCGCCACGCTGCGGATCGGTGCCATCCCCACGGCGGTGCCGGCGACGCCGCTGATCACGGCTCGGTTCGAGGCCGCGCATCCGCGGGCGCTCGTGCGGATCGAGGCCCTCTCGTCCCGGGAGATCGCGCGCCGGCTCGCCGACTTCGAGCTCGACGTGGGCGTCACCTACCTCGACGACGAGTCGGCCGCGTCGATGCGGGTGGCGCAGCTGTACCGGGAGCGCTTCCTGTTGCTGATGCCGGCCGACGACCCGCTGTCCCACGAACGGGTCGTGGGGTGGGCCGCGGCGGCGGAGCTGCCGCTCTGCGCCCTCACCCAGGACATGCGGAACCGGCGGATCCTCGACGCGGCGATGGCGACTGCAGGGGCCCGGTTGGCGCCGGTGATGGAGACCGACAACGTCGGTGCGCTGTACGCGCACATCGCGACCGGGGGCCTGTCGAGCATCGTGTCGCACGCGTGGGTGCACGCGTTCGGCGTGCCGGCGGGGAGCTGCGTCCGCCCGCTCGCCGACCCCAACCCGAACCCGCCCGTCGGGCTCGTCGCGCTGCCGCGGGAGCCGCCGTCGATCCTCGTGGACGCGGTGTGGACGGCGATGGAGGGCACCGATCTGTCCGCCGAGTTCGAACGCTCGCTCGCCGGAGTGCTCGAGGTCGAGCCGTAG